One window of Chamaesiphon minutus PCC 6605 genomic DNA carries:
- a CDS encoding (2Fe-2S) ferredoxin domain-containing protein produces the protein MTATTFERRVTPLQKVEREDTYNGNSIEYEDFSTNLDVLGPLLHSLFQEHWQEVGLGHMVDGSVLELEFTAPPKICRIYDGYLTVVTESWHMHLCVAENQGGATGRTPESLRQVRRVSRAALYRRLNAEGEARSWGIQFWNGAGVKMMTLFLPNAFIGEAEDLLPEHKPNLAKLGLYDKLRQIYVLGTMDIPYESNPLNCPYISVCRSTRCNAGRDWKSVHEALERQLAESGLENIELITSGCLEVCKMGPIVFYSGDVGVASQNENRAPEHTWYARVTPDVAKEIITEHVVENRKVERNLYPQPD, from the coding sequence ATGACAGCTACAACTTTTGAACGTCGGGTGACACCATTACAGAAAGTAGAACGAGAAGATACCTATAATGGTAATTCGATCGAGTATGAAGATTTTTCAACTAATCTAGATGTATTGGGGCCACTTTTACACTCACTATTCCAAGAACATTGGCAAGAAGTGGGCTTGGGACACATGGTAGATGGGAGTGTTTTAGAATTAGAATTCACTGCTCCACCGAAAATTTGTCGGATTTATGATGGCTATCTAACGGTAGTTACCGAAAGCTGGCACATGCACTTATGTGTGGCGGAAAATCAGGGCGGTGCAACTGGGCGTACTCCCGAATCTTTGCGTCAAGTACGGCGGGTGAGTCGAGCCGCTTTGTATCGGCGATTGAATGCAGAAGGTGAAGCGCGAAGCTGGGGAATTCAATTCTGGAATGGAGCGGGAGTAAAAATGATGACATTATTTTTACCTAATGCTTTTATTGGCGAAGCGGAAGATTTATTACCAGAGCATAAGCCCAATCTAGCCAAGTTAGGATTGTACGACAAGTTACGGCAGATTTATGTATTGGGCACGATGGATATTCCCTATGAATCTAATCCTTTAAATTGTCCATATATATCGGTATGTCGCTCTACTCGTTGCAATGCCGGACGTGACTGGAAATCGGTGCATGAGGCTCTAGAACGGCAGTTAGCAGAGTCAGGATTAGAAAACATTGAATTAATAACTTCTGGCTGTCTAGAGGTCTGTAAAATGGGGCCAATCGTATTTTATTCGGGTGACGTTGGCGTAGCCTCTCAGAATGAGAATCGCGCTCCAGAACATACTTGGTATGCGCGGGTGACTCCAGATGTAGCGAAGGAAATTATTACCGAACATGTCGTCGAAAATCGCAAGGTAGAACGTAATTTATATCCACAACCGGATTAA
- a CDS encoding DUF1636 family protein encodes MNDKHTIFVCQSCAGNWQNGREVGNSGGYLLHQELTTQLATNPLAEDFEVKPVKCMGACNRPCVVAFAAAGKSTYLFGDLDRTALAEVSQSILECASLYHSKPDGTMKWSERPERLRKSVIGIVPSIEIPISI; translated from the coding sequence ATGAACGACAAACACACAATTTTCGTGTGTCAATCTTGCGCTGGTAATTGGCAAAATGGCCGAGAAGTCGGCAATAGCGGCGGTTATTTACTGCACCAAGAATTAACGACCCAATTAGCCACAAACCCATTAGCTGAAGACTTTGAGGTCAAACCAGTTAAATGTATGGGCGCGTGCAATCGTCCCTGCGTCGTCGCTTTTGCTGCGGCTGGTAAATCGACTTATCTATTTGGCGATCTAGATCGTACTGCTTTAGCTGAGGTATCTCAGTCAATTTTGGAGTGTGCTAGTCTCTACCACAGCAAGCCAGACGGCACGATGAAATGGTCGGAGCGTCCCGAACGACTCAGAAAAAGCGTAATTGGGATCGTTCCTAGCATTGAGATACCTATAAGCATCTAG
- a CDS encoding iron ABC transporter permease, which translates to MPINPAPPQQIDRQPATLKRPRIKRHQIVLGLLFILPIPILLTSLAMGSVSIPLSDVVTILLGGIPQKESWSDIIIQFRLPKAITAILAGAALSTSGLQLQTLFNNPLAGPSVLGISAGASLGVALVILGTQLFGISLASLGAIGRYSTIVAACLGAGIVTGLVIIVARRVQSSTSLLVLGLLFGYGTGAMVELLLYFSTAEPVKSYLNWTTGSFGGVTWEQLPLMSIGILSGLILAILVAPSLNPLLLGETQAQSLGISIERLRLLVLVSSSLLAGIVTAFCGPIAFIGISVPHLCRGLLRTADLRWLFPAASLVGGSFALVADIIAQMPGGRSVLPINSVTALIGTPIIAWIILKQSQQKTF; encoded by the coding sequence ATGCCAATTAATCCAGCACCACCACAACAGATCGACCGACAGCCAGCGACATTAAAAAGGCCGAGAATAAAGCGTCATCAGATTGTTTTAGGACTGTTATTCATCCTACCAATTCCGATCTTATTGACTAGTTTAGCAATGGGTTCGGTATCTATTCCTCTAAGTGATGTCGTCACTATTTTACTCGGTGGCATTCCCCAAAAAGAGTCTTGGAGCGATATTATCATCCAATTTCGATTGCCTAAAGCAATTACCGCCATATTAGCTGGAGCCGCTTTATCGACAAGTGGATTGCAACTACAAACCTTATTTAATAACCCTTTGGCAGGGCCATCTGTACTAGGGATTAGTGCGGGTGCTAGTTTGGGCGTAGCTTTAGTAATATTAGGGACGCAACTATTTGGTATCAGTTTAGCTAGTTTGGGCGCGATCGGGCGTTATAGTACGATCGTTGCTGCTTGTTTGGGCGCGGGCATCGTGACAGGGTTAGTAATTATCGTCGCGCGGCGAGTGCAGAGTTCGACAAGTTTACTCGTGCTGGGGCTGTTGTTTGGCTATGGTACTGGGGCGATGGTGGAGCTGTTGCTCTATTTTAGTACCGCCGAGCCTGTCAAATCCTATCTCAATTGGACGACGGGTAGTTTTGGCGGGGTGACTTGGGAGCAGTTACCGCTGATGAGTATCGGCATTTTGAGTGGTTTAATCCTGGCAATTCTCGTCGCGCCGTCGCTGAATCCGTTGCTATTGGGGGAAACCCAAGCGCAAAGTCTAGGAATTTCGATCGAGCGGTTACGCCTACTGGTACTAGTTAGTTCTTCACTCTTAGCTGGCATCGTAACCGCTTTTTGTGGCCCGATCGCCTTTATTGGCATTTCCGTGCCCCATTTGTGTCGAGGATTATTGCGAACCGCCGATTTGCGCTGGTTATTCCCGGCGGCGAGTCTCGTGGGGGGAAGTTTTGCACTGGTAGCAGATATTATCGCTCAAATGCCTGGAGGTCGATCTGTGTTACCGATTAATTCAGTAACGGCACTAATTGGCACACCGATTATTGCTTGGATTATTCTTAAACAATCGCAGCAAAAGACTTTTTAG
- a CDS encoding TonB-dependent receptor produces MSAKTIPYLRLVESLIITVLLRFSFDIQQSSLAQEPPPPPPPAAAPEKVEELEINIYGERLLNKPIYSPFRKEGTLKDSTRPAYVINKDEIKAQGARTVREALQSLPGILGAGTVGTEVNVLSNQFIRGSNGTQVLILLDGRPINNLGSGGFDLSEFSTSIVDRIEVLPGGGSTLYGSDAIGGIINIVTSRPTSDKLTFSTQAEVGNLGYTKFGVNASKRDGNIGWLIGYDLIQANNNYAYSIPAANFSGTRVNNDVKYDNLRVRADVDLSDRTKLSFNSILLFKNQGSPGGVPIPTPQFGQGFFNTLTDANRKYTDQILFDVGIDQKLGNGNDSTLTGRVYYDNLSTRFDNRTAFAESLSVTNGQVVKTVTPQVLRQFDNKQKTLGIQTQHNWQITPTQNITYGFDYRNTNNRNTTNNIALGTQTVGYDGTISQGALFAQYNVDLNPQIRATAGLRQDFSSLTNGSATSPALGIKWDLNSATTLRANYIRNFRTPTLSNLFSVDTTFIGNPNLLPEIGNSFDVGVDQKLGDFGLLRLTAFQNNISNVIAFQSIQPPVNGISGTFTNIGEVQTQGIEASLNARLAPNFYGFVNYTLNNPQIKKDTNLAVVGKELRFAGADKLSMGVSYENTFGWYSSLALNSLSGYPTNNTNTEFLSGFTSFDFNFVAPMNSDRSVTLNASVQNIFDQRYELFAGFPDAGRTFRTGIDWKF; encoded by the coding sequence ATGTCCGCTAAAACTATTCCTTATCTCCGTCTGGTTGAAAGCCTCATTATTACTGTGTTGCTGAGGTTCAGTTTTGATATCCAGCAATCTAGCCTTGCTCAAGAACCCCCGCCACCACCACCGCCAGCAGCAGCCCCAGAAAAAGTCGAAGAGCTAGAAATCAACATCTATGGCGAGCGTTTATTAAATAAACCCATCTACTCACCCTTCCGTAAAGAAGGTACGCTCAAAGATTCTACCCGCCCAGCTTACGTTATCAATAAAGACGAAATTAAAGCGCAAGGAGCGCGCACGGTGCGCGAAGCACTTCAATCTTTACCAGGGATTTTGGGCGCGGGAACGGTGGGAACCGAAGTAAATGTCCTGAGCAATCAATTTATTCGAGGCAGTAACGGGACACAGGTATTGATATTATTGGATGGTCGCCCGATTAATAACTTGGGTTCTGGGGGTTTCGATCTGAGTGAATTTTCGACGAGTATCGTCGATCGAATTGAAGTGTTACCTGGCGGTGGATCTACCCTCTATGGTTCGGACGCGATCGGCGGTATTATTAATATCGTGACTAGTCGCCCAACTAGCGACAAACTGACCTTTAGCACTCAAGCCGAAGTCGGGAATCTCGGCTATACCAAGTTCGGTGTCAATGCCAGTAAAAGAGATGGCAATATTGGCTGGCTGATTGGTTACGATCTGATTCAGGCGAATAATAACTATGCTTATTCGATTCCTGCTGCCAACTTTTCAGGTACGCGCGTCAATAATGATGTTAAATATGATAACTTACGAGTACGAGCAGATGTCGATCTGAGCGATCGCACAAAATTAAGTTTCAACAGTATACTCCTGTTCAAAAATCAAGGATCGCCAGGTGGCGTACCGATTCCTACTCCCCAATTCGGACAGGGATTTTTTAATACGCTCACCGATGCTAATCGGAAGTATACCGACCAAATTTTATTCGATGTGGGGATAGACCAAAAACTCGGTAATGGTAATGATTCTACCCTGACCGGGCGAGTTTATTATGATAATTTGAGTACCCGCTTTGATAACCGTACTGCTTTTGCCGAATCACTATCTGTTACCAACGGACAAGTTGTCAAGACAGTAACGCCCCAAGTTCTGCGCCAATTTGATAATAAACAAAAAACGTTAGGCATTCAAACTCAGCACAATTGGCAGATTACGCCAACTCAAAATATTACTTACGGCTTTGATTATCGCAATACTAATAATCGAAATACTACTAATAATATTGCGCTTGGAACTCAGACAGTTGGTTATGATGGCACTATTTCTCAGGGTGCATTATTCGCTCAGTACAATGTCGATCTCAATCCGCAGATACGAGCGACAGCAGGGCTACGGCAAGATTTTAGTAGCTTGACAAATGGTAGCGCGACTTCTCCCGCACTGGGCATTAAATGGGATCTGAATTCGGCGACAACTCTTCGTGCCAATTATATTCGGAATTTTCGGACTCCGACTTTATCAAATCTGTTTTCTGTCGATACTACATTCATTGGCAACCCTAATTTATTACCCGAAATTGGGAATAGTTTCGATGTCGGTGTAGACCAAAAGTTGGGTGACTTTGGACTATTACGGTTGACGGCATTTCAGAACAATATTAGTAATGTCATTGCATTCCAAAGTATTCAACCACCTGTCAATGGCATATCGGGAACTTTTACTAATATTGGTGAGGTACAGACGCAGGGGATCGAAGCATCATTAAATGCAAGGCTGGCTCCAAATTTCTATGGATTTGTTAATTATACTCTCAACAATCCTCAGATTAAAAAAGATACGAACTTAGCAGTAGTGGGAAAAGAGCTGCGGTTTGCAGGTGCGGATAAATTGAGTATGGGGGTATCTTATGAAAATACTTTTGGTTGGTATAGTTCGCTAGCTTTAAATTCGCTCAGTGGTTATCCTACCAATAATACAAACACAGAGTTTTTATCTGGATTTACTAGTTTTGATTTTAATTTTGTCGCACCAATGAATAGCGATCGCAGTGTAACCCTCAATGCTAGCGTCCAGAATATTTTTGACCAGAGGTACGAACTGTTTGCTGGCTTTCCTGATGCCGGGAGGACATTTCGGACTGGGATCGATTGGAAATTTTAA
- a CDS encoding ABC transporter permease, whose protein sequence is MSNIPSGQVRPIGPWDSLTLKNPFRKSAGAVKEPFSARQRNQLLRRMLSLVLFFGIWQILCLVKFNLWINFSFLPSPIEVFGATVKFFSSNAMIHIQSSAGRVLAGYFFATILGVSLGILIGWFQKLEDLVFLPLELLRPIPAVAWIPLAILMFPDAESGMIYITFIGAFFPILISTIKGVEGVDMLLLRVGQCLGARQWDVFKDIVVPGAMPSIASGLVIGMGNCWFCLVTAEILAGRYGIGYITWESYVTSNYPPIVMGMLLIGLMGSLSSYLVEHVVQLLMPWRVTKKKTA, encoded by the coding sequence ATGTCTAACATACCTTCTGGCCAAGTGCGGCCGATCGGACCTTGGGATAGCTTGACCCTCAAGAACCCCTTTAGAAAATCTGCGGGTGCAGTTAAAGAACCTTTTTCGGCACGGCAGCGCAATCAGCTATTGAGACGGATGCTCTCGCTGGTATTATTCTTTGGGATTTGGCAAATCCTGTGCCTGGTGAAGTTTAACTTGTGGATTAATTTTTCCTTCTTGCCTTCGCCGATCGAAGTATTTGGGGCGACGGTTAAGTTTTTTTCTAGCAATGCCATGATTCACATTCAATCGAGTGCGGGTCGGGTATTAGCTGGATATTTCTTTGCCACTATTTTGGGTGTAAGTTTAGGGATCTTAATTGGCTGGTTTCAAAAATTAGAAGATCTGGTGTTTCTGCCATTAGAGTTACTGCGCCCGATTCCGGCTGTTGCTTGGATTCCCTTAGCTATTCTGATGTTTCCCGATGCTGAATCGGGGATGATTTATATTACGTTTATTGGGGCATTTTTTCCGATCTTGATTAGCACGATTAAAGGTGTCGAAGGTGTGGATATGTTACTGCTACGGGTTGGGCAATGCCTGGGTGCCAGACAGTGGGATGTATTTAAGGACATTGTGGTACCAGGGGCGATGCCGAGTATTGCCAGTGGTTTAGTGATTGGGATGGGTAACTGTTGGTTTTGCTTAGTGACTGCGGAAATTTTGGCGGGACGTTATGGGATTGGCTATATCACTTGGGAATCTTATGTGACTTCTAACTATCCACCGATCGTGATGGGCATGTTACTAATTGGCTTAATGGGTTCGCTTAGCTCCTATTTAGTCGAGCACGTAGTTCAACTGCTGATGCCTTGGCGGGTGACTAAAAAGAAGACTGCTTGA
- a CDS encoding ABC transporter substrate-binding protein produces MNIKRSPRRKFLFSISLFSLSLITACSTGVASNPVDTGSSSSGKKVIRIAIATQDQTINTATGGPIIREEKLLEKYLPKTGKYQNVEYKIEWSSHTSGPPINNKMLANQVDIGMMGDFPLTINMNTFKEKGAGVNSLYIATLSTGATGAGNAIMVPKDSPIQSIADLKGKQVSVPFGSAAHGMLLGALKKEGIDPETEIKLVSQAPEVGGTSLKTNKIDAHANFVPFGELFPLRGFARKIFDGAELGVPTFHGVVVRSDFAKENPEIVVAYLKALLEANKMVREQPEAMATKMEKWTSVEKEAVYMFLGPNGLQQVSPAILPVHRQALTNSVAMLKQLGKLDAKVNAEELTKLADDSYLKLAAKELGMDYDKMANKDEKSAITGADAATKQAIGDPKLAAQIWVKGEDKVRNFASIENMIADLKKLKAEGKQTGSTVFVHDRNRGWKLVADNSFFVRKGNNISAFLTEKAAKSYANSQAGSKVLAFKSL; encoded by the coding sequence ATGAATATAAAAAGATCGCCTCGGAGAAAGTTTTTATTTTCCATCTCGTTGTTTTCTTTAAGTTTAATTACTGCTTGCTCTACTGGCGTTGCCAGCAATCCTGTTGACACAGGGAGTTCTTCGAGTGGAAAAAAAGTAATTCGGATTGCGATCGCCACTCAAGATCAGACTATTAATACAGCAACGGGCGGCCCTATTATTCGCGAGGAAAAACTTCTGGAAAAGTATTTACCTAAGACAGGTAAGTATCAGAACGTCGAATACAAAATTGAATGGTCGAGTCATACCTCTGGCCCCCCAATTAACAACAAAATGTTGGCAAATCAAGTTGATATTGGCATGATGGGAGATTTCCCCTTAACCATCAATATGAATACTTTTAAAGAAAAAGGGGCTGGGGTAAATAGTCTTTATATTGCTACGCTATCTACGGGTGCAACTGGAGCGGGAAATGCCATCATGGTGCCCAAAGATAGTCCGATCCAAAGCATTGCCGATCTAAAAGGTAAGCAAGTGTCTGTACCCTTTGGTTCGGCTGCCCATGGCATGTTATTGGGGGCATTAAAGAAAGAAGGTATCGATCCTGAAACCGAAATCAAACTAGTCAGCCAAGCTCCTGAAGTTGGGGGAACTAGCCTCAAGACTAATAAGATTGATGCCCATGCCAACTTTGTACCGTTTGGTGAGCTATTTCCCTTGCGCGGATTTGCCCGCAAGATTTTTGATGGTGCAGAGCTAGGTGTGCCCACATTTCATGGTGTGGTGGTGCGTTCGGATTTTGCCAAGGAGAATCCTGAAATAGTAGTGGCTTATCTGAAAGCTCTGTTAGAAGCCAACAAAATGGTGCGCGAACAGCCAGAAGCAATGGCCACCAAAATGGAGAAGTGGACGAGTGTAGAAAAAGAAGCAGTTTATATGTTTCTAGGTCCTAATGGTCTTCAACAGGTTAGTCCAGCTATTTTGCCCGTTCATCGTCAAGCCTTAACTAATAGTGTGGCGATGCTCAAACAACTGGGTAAATTAGATGCCAAAGTCAATGCAGAAGAGTTAACTAAATTGGCTGATGATAGTTACTTGAAGCTGGCAGCAAAAGAACTAGGAATGGATTATGACAAGATGGCTAACAAGGATGAAAAATCCGCGATTACAGGCGCAGATGCGGCAACTAAGCAAGCAATTGGCGATCCCAAACTAGCAGCTCAGATTTGGGTCAAAGGTGAAGATAAAGTTAGAAACTTTGCTTCGATCGAGAATATGATTGCCGATCTGAAGAAGCTTAAAGCCGAGGGGAAGCAAACTGGCAGTACGGTATTTGTCCACGATCGCAATCGAGGCTGGAAGTTGGTTGCTGACAATTCTTTCTTTGTGCGGAAGGGTAACAACATATCAGCATTTTTGACCGAGAAAGCTGCGAAGTCTTATGCTAATAGTCAGGCAGGTTCTAAGGTCTTAGCTTTTAAATCACTTTAG
- a CDS encoding ABC transporter ATP-binding protein, whose translation MKLVDNNLQSQVKGLVEVDNLSVGFHRDGVFTSVLDSVNFTIEPGEFVCLLGPSGCGKSTILNTIAGFIKPSMGNVSVDRQTITKPGADRGFVFQQYSLLPWKTTFQNVEFGLKVRGVPKPERRELVDYYLNRVGLSKYRHAFPYQMSGGMQQRASIIRALVNSPSVLLMDEPFAALDAQTRHMMQELLLDIWQDLKSTVVFVTHDIEEAVFLSDRIFVMGVNPGHIKTTVDIVLERPRHVDLMLTPEFMQLNHQVFALIREETLKSMAHEI comes from the coding sequence ATGAAGTTGGTTGATAATAATCTCCAATCGCAGGTCAAAGGCTTAGTAGAAGTTGATAATTTATCGGTAGGTTTTCATCGCGATGGAGTATTTACATCAGTTTTGGACTCTGTTAATTTCACGATCGAACCAGGTGAGTTTGTCTGTCTGTTAGGGCCTTCTGGCTGTGGTAAATCGACGATCTTAAATACGATCGCTGGATTTATTAAACCTTCAATGGGTAATGTCTCCGTCGATCGACAAACAATTACTAAGCCTGGAGCCGATCGCGGCTTTGTCTTTCAGCAATACTCTTTACTACCTTGGAAAACAACATTTCAAAATGTGGAATTTGGGCTGAAGGTGCGCGGTGTCCCCAAGCCAGAACGGCGAGAATTGGTTGATTACTATCTCAATCGGGTGGGGTTGTCTAAATATCGTCATGCTTTTCCCTATCAAATGTCTGGGGGAATGCAACAGCGGGCGAGTATTATTCGCGCTTTGGTAAATTCGCCATCGGTGTTGTTGATGGATGAGCCGTTTGCGGCACTTGATGCCCAAACGCGGCACATGATGCAAGAGCTATTGTTAGATATTTGGCAAGATTTGAAATCAACGGTCGTTTTTGTGACCCACGATATTGAAGAGGCGGTATTTTTAAGCGATCGCATTTTTGTGATGGGAGTTAACCCCGGACACATTAAAACAACGGTAGATATTGTGCTAGAACGTCCCCGGCATGTGGATCTGATGTTAACACCAGAATTTATGCAATTAAATCACCAGGTTTTTGCGCTGATTCGGGAAGAAACGCTCAAAAGTATGGCGCATGAAATTTGA
- a CDS encoding ABC transporter substrate-binding protein has product MLQSPDGARTNLSVCFGRYHFFEVDMSREGVKHKIKSMRGVLLFSLLIWVSISACNYPQTKSSKSSSVAKCSTVYDREVDYFPNKVKVTQAKGFTVEYHRNYKVVSVKNPWRNADTTFQYVLVQCNTPIPSGFDKSQIVQVPVNSVVSMSTTHLPLLDKLGLVDRLIGVSDFNQVNTPSVVAKIKTGKLQEVGRSNNTNVEKVLEIKPELVTTYGVGNPKSDSHPKLIEAGLPVAIIAEYMESSPLGKAEWLKFMALFFNRETEAEQVFSQMESRYNSIAKIASQAKNKPTVFSGFDSRGTWYIPGGDSYSAKFIADAGGNYIWKEDRSTGSLKLSFEQVLDRAQTAEVWINSSQAWRSVDDVINSDRRYAKFSAVKNAKLFNPTARMNPTGGNDFWEGGTANPDLVLADLVKALHPELLPKHQFVYYRPLN; this is encoded by the coding sequence ATGTTGCAAAGTCCGGATGGTGCGCGGACTAATCTTTCAGTCTGTTTCGGTAGATATCATTTTTTTGAGGTAGATATGTCGCGTGAAGGAGTCAAACACAAAATTAAAAGTATGCGAGGTGTACTGTTATTCAGCTTGCTAATATGGGTATCTATATCAGCCTGTAATTATCCTCAAACTAAATCATCTAAATCTAGCTCAGTTGCTAAATGCTCCACTGTTTACGATCGAGAAGTAGATTATTTTCCCAATAAAGTCAAAGTAACCCAAGCCAAAGGTTTTACCGTTGAATATCATCGTAACTATAAGGTGGTATCGGTTAAGAATCCCTGGCGAAATGCCGACACCACCTTTCAATATGTATTGGTACAATGCAATACCCCAATTCCATCGGGGTTTGATAAATCTCAAATCGTCCAGGTGCCAGTCAATTCGGTGGTATCGATGTCTACAACTCATTTACCATTATTAGATAAATTGGGCTTAGTCGATCGATTAATCGGTGTTAGCGACTTTAACCAAGTTAATACACCTAGTGTAGTGGCAAAAATTAAAACAGGGAAATTGCAAGAAGTAGGCAGGAGTAATAATACTAATGTCGAGAAAGTCTTAGAAATTAAACCCGAACTAGTCACGACTTATGGTGTGGGCAATCCTAAATCGGATAGTCATCCCAAATTAATCGAAGCAGGTTTACCCGTTGCGATTATTGCCGAATATATGGAGTCTTCACCTTTGGGCAAGGCGGAATGGTTGAAATTTATGGCACTATTTTTTAATCGAGAGACTGAAGCAGAGCAGGTATTTAGTCAGATGGAAAGTAGATATAACTCGATCGCTAAAATTGCCAGCCAAGCCAAAAACAAGCCCACCGTTTTCTCTGGCTTTGATAGTCGGGGGACTTGGTATATTCCTGGTGGTGATAGTTACTCAGCAAAATTTATTGCTGATGCTGGTGGAAATTATATCTGGAAAGAAGATCGATCGACAGGGAGTTTAAAGCTGAGTTTCGAGCAGGTATTAGATCGAGCGCAGACAGCGGAAGTTTGGATTAATAGTAGTCAAGCTTGGCGCAGTGTTGATGATGTAATTAATAGCGATCGACGTTATGCCAAATTTAGCGCAGTAAAAAATGCCAAATTATTTAATCCCACTGCAAGAATGAATCCAACTGGCGGTAATGATTTCTGGGAAGGCGGAACCGCAAATCCCGATTTGGTATTGGCAGATTTAGTTAAAGCCTTGCATCCAGAATTACTACCAAAACATCAATTTGTTTATTATCGACCTTTGAATTAA
- a CDS encoding metallophosphoesterase family protein — protein MKIAVMSCIHGNYEALNAVLSDIDKQRAEKIFCLGDLVGYGPHPNAVVEMIRSLDIPTVQGCWDEDIVEGLNACECSYPSILAEKRGKKAHEWTNDQIHPEVREYLAQLPLSLREENLCFVHGSPHNQHEYLMPEVNAFTALERVMATGADVLFCGHTHVPYVRTLDAGQLAVKVKQPEGNSTKQFTAPLKQIINAGSVGEPRHGRPNATYVIYDTDDKLTTLREVEYDYQLTCQAIIDNGLPAIFAWRLAQGLEYAERAEDPTHVCER, from the coding sequence ATGAAAATAGCAGTGATGTCTTGTATTCACGGTAACTATGAAGCTTTGAATGCGGTGTTATCAGACATCGATAAACAGCGGGCAGAAAAAATTTTTTGTTTGGGCGATCTCGTCGGTTATGGCCCACATCCGAATGCAGTTGTCGAGATGATTCGATCGCTAGATATTCCCACAGTCCAAGGTTGTTGGGATGAAGATATCGTCGAAGGTTTGAATGCTTGCGAATGCAGTTATCCATCAATTTTGGCGGAAAAACGGGGCAAGAAAGCACATGAATGGACGAACGACCAAATTCATCCTGAAGTGCGAGAATATCTGGCGCAATTACCGTTAAGCTTGCGCGAGGAGAATCTTTGCTTCGTACATGGAAGCCCTCACAATCAACACGAGTATTTGATGCCAGAAGTGAATGCTTTTACCGCATTAGAACGGGTAATGGCGACGGGTGCCGATGTGCTATTTTGCGGACATACTCATGTTCCCTACGTGCGGACGCTCGATGCTGGGCAGTTGGCGGTTAAGGTGAAGCAGCCAGAGGGGAATAGCACCAAGCAGTTTACCGCACCGCTGAAACAGATTATCAATGCTGGTTCTGTGGGCGAACCACGTCACGGTCGTCCGAACGCGACTTATGTAATTTACGACACGGACGATAAATTAACGACGTTGCGGGAGGTAGAGTATGATTATCAGCTTACCTGTCAGGCGATTATCGATAACGGGCTACCCGCTATTTTTGCATGGCGGTTGGCGCAGGGTTTGGAATATGCCGAACGCGCCGAAGATCCGACTCATGTGTGCGAACGATAG